One Planctomycetaceae bacterium genomic region harbors:
- a CDS encoding DUF1501 domain-containing protein: MTRRNLLQIGIPALGLGLSDLLRREARAAESGRAAGGKSIIVFWTDGGLSQQDTYDLKPDAPAEYRGMYSPVTTSVPGLVLGNLLPMQAQVADRFSIVRSVHHENGIHAPSSHWMQTGYFGPTLARNAPQKPSFGSVISRTLGSRQPPMPAYITMPKSEAFGYQGAVYLGKAFNPFEVIADPNDAEFQLPNLTLPAGLSVSSVESRRFLLKQFDTLRRDIDDSGVMDGLDTFKTQALTMVADDQMRAAFDIGSEKSALRDQYGRHRYGQSALLARRLIEAGARCVNINTGNWDHHDNIAKGLETHLPPLDRAIATLIQDLEDRGMLNDVIVYCVGEFGRTPRINGHAGRDHWSDCFSVLLAGGGIQGGRIVGASEKWGGSVAERLVTPLDLLATIYNVLGISPGTHFDDASGRPISITGSGKPIHELL, encoded by the coding sequence TTGACGCGTCGCAATCTGCTTCAGATCGGAATCCCCGCACTCGGACTGGGACTGTCCGACCTGCTGCGTCGGGAAGCCCGCGCCGCCGAATCCGGTCGTGCGGCCGGCGGCAAGTCGATCATTGTGTTCTGGACTGACGGCGGTCTCAGTCAGCAGGACACCTATGACCTGAAACCGGATGCTCCGGCGGAGTATCGCGGCATGTACTCGCCGGTCACAACATCCGTTCCCGGGCTGGTCCTGGGCAATCTGCTGCCGATGCAGGCTCAGGTGGCGGACCGGTTTTCCATCGTCCGTTCCGTCCATCATGAAAACGGCATTCACGCGCCGTCGTCGCACTGGATGCAAACCGGCTACTTCGGTCCGACTCTGGCTCGCAACGCGCCGCAGAAGCCGTCGTTTGGATCGGTGATTTCCAGAACGCTGGGTTCCCGGCAGCCGCCCATGCCCGCGTACATCACGATGCCCAAATCGGAAGCGTTCGGATATCAGGGTGCCGTCTATCTCGGGAAGGCGTTCAATCCGTTCGAGGTGATCGCCGACCCGAATGACGCGGAATTTCAGCTTCCGAATCTGACACTTCCGGCCGGTCTGTCTGTGAGCAGCGTTGAGTCGCGACGATTTCTGCTGAAACAGTTCGATACGCTTCGGCGCGACATTGACGACAGCGGTGTGATGGACGGACTGGACACCTTCAAGACTCAGGCACTGACCATGGTTGCCGACGACCAGATGCGGGCTGCGTTCGACATCGGCTCCGAAAAGTCCGCATTGCGGGATCAATACGGTCGCCATCGGTACGGCCAGAGTGCGCTGCTGGCGCGGCGGCTGATTGAAGCGGGAGCACGCTGCGTCAACATCAACACCGGCAACTGGGACCATCACGACAACATCGCGAAAGGACTGGAAACACACCTGCCTCCTCTGGATCGCGCGATCGCCACATTGATTCAGGATCTGGAAGACCGCGGAATGCTGAACGATGTGATCGTTTACTGCGTCGGTGAATTCGGACGCACTCCGAGGATCAACGGTCATGCCGGACGCGATCACTGGTCGGACTGCTTCAGCGTATTGCTTGCCGGCGGAGGAATTCAGGGCGGACGAATCGTCGGCGCCAGTGAGAAATGGGGCGGCAGCGTCGCCGAACGACTGGTCACACCGCTCGACCTGCTGGCAACGATCTACAACGTTCTGGGAATCTCGCCGGGGACACACTTCGACGATGCCAGCGGCCGACCGATCAGCATCACCGGCAGCGGCAAACCCATTCACGAACTGCTGTAA
- a CDS encoding sigma-70 family RNA polymerase sigma factor — protein sequence MENVTQILHQVEAGDAGAAAKLLPLVYDELRRLAARQMAVEKAGHTLQPTALVHEAWLRLAGDASSQQWNSRGHFYAAAAEAMRRILIESARRKASLKRGGELNRVELPFEAIATSPENDWAGLLSLDEALTKLRDVDFDCYQLVMLRFFSGLTVEEAARSLDVSSRTAKRNWNYARAWLQREIDSEPADPPS from the coding sequence ATGGAAAACGTCACGCAGATTCTGCATCAGGTCGAAGCGGGTGACGCCGGGGCGGCGGCGAAACTTCTTCCGCTGGTCTATGACGAATTGCGGCGGCTGGCCGCAAGGCAAATGGCGGTCGAAAAGGCAGGCCATACGCTGCAGCCCACGGCGCTGGTGCATGAAGCCTGGCTGCGGCTGGCGGGCGATGCTTCGTCTCAGCAGTGGAACAGTCGCGGGCACTTTTACGCAGCGGCCGCTGAAGCCATGCGCCGCATTCTGATCGAATCGGCTCGCCGGAAGGCCAGTCTGAAGCGAGGCGGCGAACTCAACCGGGTGGAACTGCCGTTTGAGGCGATCGCAACATCGCCGGAAAATGACTGGGCGGGTCTGCTGTCGCTGGATGAAGCCCTGACGAAGCTTCGGGATGTCGACTTTGATTGCTACCAACTGGTGATGCTGCGATTTTTCAGCGGCCTGACCGTTGAGGAAGCTGCGCGGTCGCTCGACGTGTCTTCACGCACCGCGAAACGCAACTGGAATTACGCCCGGGCGTGGCTGCAGCGGGAAATTGACAGCGAACCTGCGGATCCGCCGTCATAA
- a CDS encoding tetratricopeptide repeat protein, with amino-acid sequence VIASTSVNLAELLRQTGRPQEALSVANRAVEFAEEIYTNQVEPVDANTTLVPAHGCRAHALQALGRYSDAVSDWDRIVAVARNPVRPAHFVSRAYCMVQAKQFHNAAAEAMRLASESQVHPDNLYNVACILCLSAPAMPDTTDASNNDQPTQQQCVETALTLLEQLNQSKYFDDAARAAHVRVDSDLTVLHDEPRFRQLFPATPDAQDVP; translated from the coding sequence GGTAATCGCGTCGACGTCGGTCAACCTCGCGGAATTGCTGCGGCAGACCGGTCGACCGCAGGAAGCATTGTCAGTGGCCAACCGGGCCGTCGAGTTTGCGGAAGAGATCTACACCAATCAGGTCGAACCCGTCGACGCGAACACCACGCTGGTACCGGCTCACGGGTGCCGGGCACATGCCCTGCAGGCTCTCGGACGGTATTCCGACGCCGTCTCCGACTGGGACCGCATCGTCGCCGTTGCCAGGAATCCCGTCCGCCCGGCTCACTTCGTATCGCGAGCCTACTGCATGGTCCAGGCGAAGCAGTTCCACAATGCAGCGGCCGAAGCCATGCGGCTGGCAAGCGAATCTCAGGTTCACCCGGACAATCTCTACAACGTGGCCTGCATTCTGTGCCTGTCCGCTCCGGCGATGCCCGACACCACCGACGCGTCAAACAACGATCAGCCAACGCAGCAGCAATGCGTGGAAACCGCTTTGACGCTGCTGGAACAACTGAACCAGAGCAAGTACTTCGACGACGCTGCACGAGCCGCGCACGTTCGAGTTGACTCCGATCTGACCGTGCTGCACGACGAGCCGCGGTTCCGACAGTTGTTCCCCGCGACGCCGGATGCTCAAGACGTCCCGTAG
- a CDS encoding PPC domain-containing protein, whose product MTDAGLTWRSVFGTPLCAAVLTLVTGGASAAPPDPLLTTVFPAGCSAGTTTELTLSGTDLEELRTVQCNADGVAFEFVEANRVRISVPDDAVPGYYDIRAVTSHGISSPRTFVISHQEEFTETEPNSGLPDAQRVPMNAVINGQISESGDADCFRFDAVAGQRVIIDCAARRIDSQLRAVLKVFSDQGRQLAVNRGYFGVDPLIDFEVPADGPYIVQVQDLTSAGGGQHLYRLDISSTPRVLFTRPDIIQYGQSAKVELFGWNLSPGSKTNIAPSGTLQTVTVHLRAPPKPSASGDSSETVYTATSSSPAIAQRPPASAAVSDEFAWHLPHSSAAITFGLTDVPVVVSRAGIHSPESAQNVQVPCIVAGQLAELHQQDWFAFDARRGEVFHIEVIADRLQSPVDPEISVCDETGDRELACFRDEVRNIGGTMCSTSHLDPCGRWVAPVDGRFLINVRNIGGGAARDPRRIYRLSVRREEPGFQLVAVPRRDGFGRVNLRRGGREILDIVALRQRGFSGAIRISADDLPSGVECPDVWLGPDVERGVIVVSADQAADDALGVLRLTGTAEGCDAVSVRSATVVRPDTPQVWSRLTSQTPLAVTGDAPLAVTASAEEILEHHIYGPLQVEHAPGSVLDVAVQIDRRDGDQGAPVRLSAVGLPALIRDETAVIPQGQHRGYISFYLPPSLAPGRYSLAIQAETTVPTPDQKSEQIVAISNAVTFRVKPAAFLIEADRFAPKVVQRGETFQIRYASRRQNGFIGKMHTELAAPGVITNVPGLRSRGETFVGQTDTGSLQIEVNADAPLGHQQFLRLFTVGVVEDEPVFFGSCFVPLEVVE is encoded by the coding sequence ATGACCGACGCCGGACTGACATGGCGCAGTGTCTTCGGAACTCCGCTTTGTGCCGCCGTCCTGACACTGGTGACCGGCGGTGCTTCTGCCGCTCCTCCCGATCCGCTGCTCACGACCGTGTTCCCGGCCGGATGTTCGGCAGGCACGACGACGGAACTGACGCTGTCCGGCACTGATCTTGAGGAACTGCGCACGGTGCAGTGCAATGCCGACGGAGTCGCGTTTGAATTCGTGGAAGCGAATCGCGTTCGCATCAGCGTGCCGGACGATGCGGTTCCGGGGTACTACGACATTCGGGCTGTGACGTCGCATGGAATCAGTTCGCCGCGAACCTTCGTGATCAGCCATCAGGAGGAGTTCACCGAAACGGAACCGAATTCCGGGCTGCCGGACGCTCAGCGGGTTCCGATGAATGCCGTCATCAACGGACAGATCAGTGAATCGGGTGATGCTGACTGCTTTCGCTTCGACGCCGTCGCCGGGCAGCGAGTGATCATCGACTGCGCGGCCCGCCGGATCGATTCCCAACTGCGTGCCGTCCTGAAAGTGTTCAGCGATCAGGGTCGTCAGCTTGCCGTAAACCGCGGTTACTTCGGCGTCGATCCGCTGATCGATTTTGAAGTTCCCGCGGACGGGCCATACATCGTCCAGGTGCAGGACCTGACGTCAGCCGGCGGCGGTCAGCATCTCTATCGGCTCGACATCAGCAGCACACCGCGCGTCCTGTTCACTCGGCCGGATATCATTCAATACGGCCAGTCAGCGAAGGTCGAATTGTTCGGCTGGAACCTGAGTCCCGGTTCCAAAACGAACATCGCTCCGTCAGGGACACTGCAAACGGTCACGGTCCACCTCCGGGCACCGCCGAAACCATCGGCATCGGGCGATTCTTCTGAGACGGTTTACACAGCGACATCGTCAAGCCCCGCGATCGCGCAAAGGCCGCCGGCGTCAGCGGCGGTGAGCGACGAATTTGCCTGGCACCTGCCTCATTCGTCGGCGGCGATCACGTTCGGGCTGACCGACGTTCCCGTTGTCGTCTCCCGCGCCGGGATCCATTCACCAGAGTCTGCGCAGAATGTCCAGGTACCATGCATCGTTGCAGGACAGCTTGCGGAATTGCACCAGCAGGACTGGTTCGCATTCGATGCTCGGCGCGGTGAGGTCTTCCACATCGAAGTCATCGCCGATCGCCTGCAGTCGCCGGTTGATCCGGAGATCAGTGTCTGCGACGAAACCGGCGATCGGGAACTGGCCTGCTTCAGAGACGAAGTGCGAAACATCGGCGGGACGATGTGTTCGACCAGTCACCTGGACCCGTGCGGTCGCTGGGTTGCTCCGGTGGACGGCAGGTTTCTGATTAACGTCCGAAACATCGGCGGCGGAGCTGCCAGGGATCCGCGTCGAATTTATCGGCTCAGCGTTCGCCGCGAGGAACCGGGATTTCAACTGGTGGCGGTACCGCGCCGCGATGGATTCGGACGCGTGAATCTCCGTCGCGGAGGACGGGAAATTCTCGACATCGTCGCTCTGCGTCAGCGCGGTTTCAGCGGGGCGATTCGAATTTCCGCGGACGATCTGCCGTCGGGTGTCGAATGTCCGGATGTGTGGCTGGGGCCGGATGTCGAACGCGGCGTGATCGTTGTGTCGGCGGACCAGGCGGCCGACGACGCACTCGGAGTTCTCAGACTGACCGGGACGGCCGAAGGTTGCGACGCAGTTTCCGTTCGGTCGGCCACCGTGGTCAGACCGGACACTCCGCAGGTCTGGAGCCGGCTGACGTCACAGACGCCGCTGGCCGTCACCGGCGATGCGCCGCTGGCGGTCACCGCAAGTGCCGAAGAAATCCTGGAACACCATATCTACGGACCGTTGCAGGTTGAGCATGCTCCGGGCAGTGTGCTGGACGTGGCGGTGCAGATCGATCGGCGCGACGGCGACCAGGGGGCTCCCGTGCGACTTTCCGCGGTCGGCCTTCCCGCACTGATTCGTGATGAAACGGCCGTGATTCCGCAGGGACAGCACAGGGGCTATATCAGCTTCTACCTGCCGCCGTCGCTTGCTCCCGGCCGCTATTCGCTGGCCATTCAGGCGGAAACAACAGTGCCGACTCCCGACCAGAAGTCCGAGCAAATCGTCGCTATCAGCAATGCTGTGACGTTCCGCGTCAAGCCGGCCGCGTTTCTTATTGAAGCTGATCGATTCGCGCCGAAAGTCGTGCAGCGCGGGGAGACGTTTCAGATTCGGTACGCATCGCGGCGGCAGAACGGCTTTATCGGGAAGATGCACACGGAACTCGCGGCCCCCGGAGTCATCACCAATGTTCCCGGACTGCGCAGCCGCGGCGAAACGTTCGTCGGGCAGACGGATACCGGTTCGCTGCAGATTGAAGTCAACGCTGACGCGCCGCTGGGACATCAGCAGTTTCTCAGACTGTTTACCGTTGGTGTCGTGGAAGATGAGCCCGTGTTTTTTGGCAGTTGTTTTGTGCCTCTGGAAGTTGTGGAATGA
- a CDS encoding DUF1549 and DUF1553 domain-containing protein, which translates to MKHPMTVTTTTRAVLLLLGVLVPLGSGASAADSVPVRFATDVVPVLTRLGCNGGGCHGKATGQNGFRLSLLGFEPDFDHEAIVREGRGRRLFPAAPEQSLLLLKATAASPHGGGKRLDPASDDYRLLLRWIVEGARPADVSDPTIERIEVTAPEQTLTPGSSIQLSVVAWFSDGTSRDVTRQSVFQSNEPDIADVDESGLLTTGTQAGIVAVMARFGDQIASFGTVLPFARDAAAAAEAERRLSELEQVVGDSEFDRLLMQQWRRLGIVPSEPADDATFLRRATIDICGTLPTVAEIQDYTNDVRPDKRARLIDRLLERPEYASYFALKWADILQNRGAGYSTSRQRAGTTLFAGWVRDSLAANKPYDQFVSEILTASGSQSENPPTIWYRTVRKSPEYVESVAQAFLGVRIQCAQCHHHPAERWSQADYYGLAAVFARVGRKGGFADAEVPTNETIFVSDTGQVVHPRTQEVLRPTALGGEIFEIRRHEDPRVKLAEWMARPDNPFFARTMVNRMWAHFLGRGIIHPIDDARSTNPPSNPELLDALSNDFIASGFDIKHLIRRIAGSYAYRLESIPNDSNAGDTQSFARFYPRRLPAEVLLDGFSQVLEVPTEFPGGIPVGTRAIDLPDENVPAGFLDVFGRPARMSACECERVDAPALTQALELVNSAEIQRKLVHEDGYAQRVAAGNQPAARQATEMFLKTLGRPPRPEELDVAVEFLESQSDKAEACRSLLWSLLATNEFLFNH; encoded by the coding sequence ATGAAGCATCCCATGACCGTGACAACAACAACTCGCGCTGTGCTGCTGTTACTGGGAGTGCTGGTTCCGCTCGGTTCCGGAGCTTCCGCCGCGGACAGCGTACCGGTTCGGTTCGCGACGGATGTCGTGCCGGTATTGACTCGGCTGGGTTGCAACGGCGGCGGCTGTCACGGCAAGGCCACTGGCCAGAACGGATTTCGCCTATCGCTGCTGGGCTTCGAACCCGACTTCGACCATGAGGCGATCGTGCGGGAAGGCCGCGGTCGTCGGCTGTTTCCCGCAGCTCCGGAGCAAAGTCTTCTGCTGCTGAAGGCGACTGCCGCATCACCGCACGGCGGTGGAAAACGGCTCGATCCCGCCAGCGACGATTACCGACTTTTGCTGCGGTGGATCGTCGAAGGTGCCCGCCCGGCGGATGTGTCTGATCCGACAATTGAACGCATTGAAGTGACGGCGCCCGAACAGACGCTGACCCCCGGTTCGTCGATACAACTGTCCGTCGTCGCGTGGTTCTCGGACGGCACTTCACGCGATGTCACGCGGCAGTCAGTATTTCAGTCCAACGAACCCGATATCGCCGACGTGGACGAAAGCGGTCTGCTGACGACCGGCACTCAGGCCGGAATCGTCGCCGTGATGGCTCGGTTCGGAGACCAGATTGCTTCCTTCGGCACAGTTTTGCCGTTCGCGCGTGACGCAGCGGCGGCTGCAGAAGCCGAACGAAGACTCAGTGAACTCGAACAGGTCGTCGGCGATTCTGAATTCGATCGCTTGCTGATGCAGCAGTGGCGGCGACTGGGAATTGTGCCGTCGGAGCCAGCGGACGACGCCACGTTTCTGCGCAGGGCCACGATCGACATCTGCGGCACGCTTCCCACGGTGGCGGAAATTCAGGACTACACCAATGATGTCCGTCCCGATAAGCGCGCCCGTCTGATCGACCGACTGTTGGAGCGGCCCGAATACGCAAGCTACTTCGCACTGAAGTGGGCCGATATTCTTCAGAATCGCGGTGCCGGATATTCCACCAGCCGCCAAAGGGCCGGGACAACACTGTTCGCCGGCTGGGTTCGTGATTCGCTGGCCGCCAACAAGCCGTATGACCAGTTTGTGTCCGAGATTCTGACTGCCAGCGGAAGCCAGAGCGAGAATCCGCCGACAATCTGGTATCGCACGGTTCGTAAGTCGCCGGAGTACGTGGAATCGGTGGCTCAGGCGTTTCTGGGTGTTCGCATTCAGTGTGCTCAGTGTCATCATCATCCGGCGGAACGGTGGAGCCAGGCGGATTACTACGGCCTGGCCGCCGTGTTCGCACGCGTTGGTCGAAAGGGCGGATTTGCCGATGCCGAAGTCCCGACGAACGAAACGATTTTCGTCAGTGACACGGGACAGGTTGTGCATCCGAGAACTCAGGAAGTGCTTCGTCCCACGGCACTCGGCGGCGAAATCTTTGAAATCCGCCGCCATGAAGATCCTCGCGTCAAACTCGCCGAATGGATGGCACGTCCTGACAATCCCTTCTTCGCGCGGACGATGGTCAATCGCATGTGGGCTCACTTCCTGGGTCGCGGGATCATTCATCCCATCGATGACGCCCGCAGCACGAATCCGCCGAGCAATCCGGAGCTGCTGGATGCTCTGTCAAACGACTTCATCGCCAGCGGTTTCGACATCAAACACCTGATTCGCAGGATTGCCGGCAGCTATGCCTACCGGCTGGAATCAATTCCGAACGACAGCAATGCCGGAGACACACAATCCTTCGCGCGCTTTTATCCCCGGCGACTGCCGGCGGAAGTTCTGCTGGATGGATTCAGCCAGGTTCTGGAAGTGCCGACGGAATTTCCGGGAGGCATCCCCGTCGGAACGAGAGCGATCGATCTGCCGGATGAAAATGTTCCCGCCGGCTTTCTGGATGTTTTCGGCCGCCCGGCGCGGATGTCGGCCTGCGAATGCGAACGAGTCGACGCGCCGGCGCTGACTCAGGCGCTGGAACTTGTGAACTCCGCCGAGATCCAGCGAAAACTCGTGCATGAAGACGGATACGCTCAGCGCGTGGCAGCCGGCAATCAGCCTGCTGCGCGGCAAGCCACGGAAATGTTCCTGAAGACTCTGGGAAGACCGCCGCGCCCCGAAGAACTTGACGTGGCTGTTGAGTTTCTGGAATCACAGTCGGACAAGGCCGAAGCGTGCCGCTCGCTGCTCTGGTCACTGCTCGCGACGAACGAATTTCTGTTCAATCATTAA
- a CDS encoding SDR family NAD(P)-dependent oxidoreductase, translating to MNERELNNRTVLVTGGSRGIGRECCLRLAEAGAKVAVNYRAGAEAARHVVEQIRAGGGTAISCPGDVSQPAQVDAMIAQVRSELGPIELLVNNAGVFEFTTHDRASFETWKTMLDINLTGCYLTTWAVKDEMIERGFGRIVNVSSIAGLVARPMSIAYSVSKAGVVALTRSLAAAVAEHNVRVNAVAPGLVDTEILSGVDHDSLNALIASTPMKRIGNAKEIAELVLFLLSERSSFTTGQTIVASGGRVMLP from the coding sequence ATGAACGAACGCGAACTGAACAACCGCACTGTTCTGGTCACCGGAGGTTCGCGGGGCATTGGCCGCGAATGCTGTTTGCGACTGGCCGAAGCCGGCGCGAAGGTCGCGGTCAACTACCGAGCCGGCGCCGAAGCCGCCCGCCACGTTGTGGAACAGATCCGCGCCGGCGGCGGAACAGCGATTTCCTGTCCGGGCGATGTCTCTCAGCCCGCTCAGGTCGATGCGATGATTGCTCAGGTCCGAAGCGAACTGGGTCCGATCGAATTACTGGTCAACAATGCGGGTGTGTTCGAATTCACGACACACGACAGGGCTTCGTTCGAAACCTGGAAGACGATGCTGGATATCAATCTGACGGGCTGTTACCTGACCACCTGGGCGGTCAAGGACGAAATGATCGAACGTGGTTTCGGGCGCATCGTGAATGTCTCGTCGATCGCCGGCCTGGTGGCTCGCCCGATGTCGATTGCCTATTCGGTCAGCAAGGCGGGTGTTGTGGCACTGACACGCAGCCTGGCGGCCGCCGTCGCCGAACACAATGTTCGCGTGAATGCTGTCGCCCCCGGATTGGTCGACACGGAGATTCTGTCCGGCGTCGATCACGATTCTCTGAATGCGCTGATCGCATCGACTCCGATGAAACGCATCGGAAACGCGAAGGAAATTGCGGAACTTGTCCTGTTCCTGCTGTCCGAACGGTCCAGCTTTACGACCGGCCAGACGATCGTTGCCAGCGGCGGTCGAGTGATGCTGCCATAA
- a CDS encoding acetamidase/formamidase family protein — MQRLSIGPLYYEFSRHNEPRLTIRPGETLQVESEDAFSGQIRTNDDRRDKSKRPFGNPQTGPILVEGAGPGDTLAVTIDDIQPLIGQCATRTSDPRQLAQWLGDDCPHGTHVCPIRDGLIYWSDRITLPYRPMLGCIGTAPGTGVPTTGPAGPHGGNMDIIETCPGNTVYLPVFVEGAYLYLGDAHAAMGHGELSASGLEMPARDNHHREPPQESVDPRAH; from the coding sequence ATGCAGCGACTTTCGATCGGTCCACTCTATTACGAATTCAGTCGTCACAATGAACCGCGGCTGACGATCCGGCCGGGCGAAACGCTGCAGGTCGAATCGGAGGACGCCTTTTCCGGACAGATTCGCACCAACGACGACCGGCGCGACAAGTCAAAACGCCCGTTCGGGAATCCTCAGACGGGCCCGATTCTGGTCGAAGGTGCCGGCCCCGGCGATACGCTGGCGGTCACGATTGACGACATCCAGCCACTGATCGGCCAATGCGCCACGCGCACCAGTGATCCCAGACAACTCGCGCAGTGGCTGGGCGACGATTGCCCGCACGGCACACATGTCTGCCCGATCCGCGACGGCCTGATTTACTGGAGCGACCGGATCACGCTGCCCTATCGGCCGATGCTGGGCTGCATCGGAACGGCGCCCGGCACAGGCGTTCCGACAACCGGTCCTGCCGGACCGCATGGCGGCAACATGGACATCATCGAAACCTGCCCCGGCAACACCGTGTATCTGCCGGTGTTTGTCGAAGGTGCCTACCTGTATCTGGGTGACGCCCACGCAGCCATGGGCCACGGCGAACTGTCGGCAAGCGGTCTGGAAATGCCGGCGCGCGACAACCATCACCGTGAACCTCCTCAGGAATCAGTCGATCCCCGCGCGCATTGA